One window of the Shewanella litorisediminis genome contains the following:
- a CDS encoding bactofilin family protein, whose protein sequence is MSKEQGITFIGAGTRLEGEMMLESAALVSGQLHGRVSSKGQIKIEQGGLIEGELTCHELNVCGTFRGKLSCQKLTIIDGGVVEGEVASNQMEIFDGGQFIGSRKRGPEPVVLPAGTQASLPSEGRKGHLTLVLGIAAALGLGYLVTQTGFIQGIKDGYQAGSAASAEIKTDQPLPVHQSQALMASAPDDGVSADPSEHINGQIGDYFAEDTEAMDAGNAMLLENGFGGEGSESGADAGVDDAQTEAVEPGAPSQSLIPDNGASALSTQGASDLPATPVNRM, encoded by the coding sequence ATGAGCAAGGAACAAGGGATCACATTTATTGGCGCCGGTACCCGGCTTGAAGGCGAGATGATGCTGGAAAGCGCAGCCCTGGTGTCAGGCCAGTTACACGGTCGGGTGAGCTCCAAAGGCCAAATCAAGATAGAGCAGGGTGGCCTTATCGAGGGGGAGCTGACCTGTCATGAGCTGAATGTCTGCGGCACCTTCAGGGGGAAACTCAGCTGCCAAAAATTAACCATCATCGATGGTGGCGTCGTGGAAGGAGAAGTCGCCAGTAATCAGATGGAAATCTTCGATGGCGGCCAGTTTATCGGCAGTCGAAAGCGTGGCCCCGAGCCTGTAGTGTTGCCGGCGGGCACACAGGCGAGCCTGCCGTCAGAAGGCCGTAAGGGGCATTTAACGCTGGTGCTCGGTATCGCTGCGGCGCTTGGGCTTGGGTATCTTGTTACCCAAACCGGCTTTATTCAGGGGATTAAAGATGGTTATCAGGCTGGCAGTGCAGCGAGCGCAGAGATTAAGACCGATCAGCCCTTGCCTGTGCACCAGAGTCAGGCACTGATGGCGTCAGCGCCTGACGACGGTGTATCAGCCGATCCGTCTGAGCATATCAATGGTCAGATTGGTGACTACTTTGCTGAAGACACAGAGGCCATGGATGCTGGCAATGCCATGCTGCTTGAGAATGGCTTTGGTGGTGAAGGCTCAGAATCCGGTGCAGATGCCGGTGTGGACGACGCTCAGACAGAGGCTGTGGAGCCGGGCGCGCCAAGCCAATCCCTGATCCCCGACAATGGCGCCAGTGCGCTCAGTACTCAGGGGGCGTCAGACCTGCCTGCAACGCCGGTCAATCGTATGTAA
- a CDS encoding M14 family metallopeptidase, with protein sequence MSRSPFQTFVWRSEIFECQSTDIQRFYSLLAIETERLGLGSKTLGQAGHHPLYLLQSPGQKAGLPNLLISAGFHGEESAGPWGLLHFLSQLDGELFKRVNLSVLPLVNPTGFAKGHRFNELGENPNRGFFIENGKAKSGDDTAAEGRILLEHAHLLQVASRDGILTCHEDVLMTDTYVYTFEPSQAPGRFSHALRDALGQYFPIAADGDVDDCPVRSGVIFNHFDTSFESFLVRSGARVGCCSETPGKQPLDKRILANAAAMSTFVNMLAPELS encoded by the coding sequence ATGAGTCGTTCACCCTTCCAAACCTTTGTCTGGCGCAGTGAGATATTTGAATGTCAAAGCACCGACATCCAACGTTTTTACAGTCTGCTTGCCATTGAGACAGAGCGCCTTGGACTTGGCAGCAAAACCCTGGGACAGGCCGGGCACCACCCACTGTATTTGTTGCAATCACCCGGGCAGAAAGCCGGTTTGCCCAATTTGCTCATCAGCGCCGGGTTTCACGGTGAAGAGTCCGCCGGTCCCTGGGGGCTGCTGCACTTTTTATCGCAGCTGGATGGCGAGCTGTTCAAGCGGGTGAACCTGAGCGTGTTGCCGCTGGTTAACCCTACCGGGTTTGCCAAAGGGCACAGGTTCAATGAGTTGGGTGAAAACCCCAATCGCGGCTTTTTTATTGAAAATGGCAAAGCCAAGTCCGGCGACGATACCGCGGCAGAAGGGCGCATACTGCTGGAGCATGCTCACCTGCTGCAGGTGGCAAGTCGCGATGGCATCCTCACCTGCCATGAAGATGTGCTGATGACAGACACCTATGTGTATACCTTTGAGCCCAGTCAGGCTCCCGGCCGTTTCAGCCATGCCCTGAGGGATGCGCTGGGGCAGTACTTCCCCATTGCTGCCGATGGCGATGTTGATGACTGCCCGGTACGCAGTGGCGTGATTTTCAACCACTTCGATACCTCGTTCGAATCCTTTTTGGTACGCAGCGGTGCCCGCGTGGGTTGCTGCAGCGAAACCCCCGGCAAGCAGCCGCTGGATAAACGCATACTGGCCAATGCCGCCGCCATGAGCACCTTTGTGAACATGCTGGCCCCGGAATTGAGCTAA
- a CDS encoding OmpA family protein gives MKRRIFTCAMAMYLPASLLPTQTIAADFPTLFSVFPEAKKEKQEQRHYIPYPLITGMDANAYAMTDVGGVLSRVNYKLPVSYTPEHIINNHKAQLLQQGASILFECHGSDCGNEEKLYNQVSPLSSVSKREPSMLTAKLSRASGDIYISLYSANWHRGTNLQLDLLEATPEPLDLVKINAALLTAQPTDIKVTDNSSKDARGSADHPLMQRLPGAFIAKYSQQGYAKSPVLTGISGKKAVTAIEEGKLTQIAYSLPRSYSEYEVNANYVTALKKLGFQEVFSCEAKGCISKDAIYYALTPTVSNGNDESQFYSLYRLSRPEGDITVSSYTLGYSGALWNELKIIEATGLNDNRVGIDLTTLTDAITQTGKATLDGLLFDYDSDRMLPESKPVLEVLASYLKQNPALHFYVVGHTDDQGDKAYNLSLSERRAAAVVRALGADYHIKPAQLEAHGMGEFSPVASNANEAGQSQNRRVELVLRSDKK, from the coding sequence ATGAAAAGACGTATTTTCACCTGTGCCATGGCAATGTATCTTCCGGCCTCATTGCTGCCAACGCAAACAATTGCGGCCGATTTCCCCACGCTTTTTTCTGTCTTTCCCGAAGCCAAAAAAGAGAAACAAGAGCAGCGGCACTATATTCCCTACCCCTTAATCACGGGAATGGACGCTAACGCCTATGCCATGACTGACGTGGGTGGTGTACTCAGTCGGGTCAATTACAAACTGCCTGTGAGCTATACCCCTGAACACATCATCAATAACCACAAGGCACAATTGCTGCAGCAAGGGGCAAGCATATTATTTGAATGCCACGGCAGCGACTGTGGTAACGAAGAAAAGCTCTACAATCAGGTTTCGCCCTTATCCAGCGTGAGTAAGCGTGAGCCATCGATGCTGACCGCCAAACTCTCAAGGGCCAGCGGTGATATCTACATCAGCCTGTACAGCGCCAATTGGCACAGGGGCACCAATCTGCAACTGGATTTGCTTGAAGCCACCCCCGAACCTCTGGATCTGGTCAAGATCAATGCAGCCCTGCTCACCGCGCAACCCACCGACATCAAGGTGACGGACAACAGCTCCAAAGATGCCCGAGGCAGCGCCGACCATCCGCTGATGCAGCGCCTGCCCGGCGCATTCATTGCCAAGTACAGCCAGCAGGGGTATGCAAAATCTCCTGTGTTGACTGGCATATCAGGTAAAAAAGCAGTCACTGCCATCGAAGAGGGTAAACTCACACAAATCGCCTACAGCCTGCCGCGAAGCTACTCCGAATATGAAGTGAACGCCAACTATGTAACAGCCCTGAAAAAGCTGGGATTTCAGGAGGTTTTCAGCTGCGAGGCCAAGGGTTGTATCAGCAAGGATGCCATCTATTATGCCCTCACGCCCACAGTGTCCAACGGCAACGATGAAAGCCAGTTCTATAGCCTGTACCGACTAAGCCGCCCCGAGGGCGACATCACAGTATCGAGCTACACCCTGGGCTACTCGGGCGCACTGTGGAACGAGCTTAAGATAATAGAGGCAACCGGCCTGAACGATAACCGGGTTGGCATCGATCTCACCACCCTCACAGACGCCATCACGCAAACAGGCAAAGCCACACTGGACGGCCTGCTGTTCGACTACGACAGCGACCGCATGTTGCCTGAGTCGAAACCGGTACTGGAGGTACTGGCAAGCTACCTGAAGCAAAACCCGGCACTTCATTTTTACGTGGTTGGCCATACGGATGATCAGGGCGACAAAGCCTACAACCTCAGCCTGTCTGAGCGCCGCGCCGCAGCCGTGGTCAGGGCGTTGGGAGCGGATTATCACATCAAACCGGCGCAGCTTGAAGCCCACGGTATGGGAGAATTCAGCCCTGTTGCCAGCAACGCAAACGAGGCCGGTCAGAGCCAAAACCGCCGGGTAGAGTTGGTGCTAAGGTCAGATAAAAAGTAG
- a CDS encoding universal stress protein has protein sequence MGHFSRVLVATDDGLHAKPALRKAVHLANQSHADLTMLRVQLPKQAGLSQWLQQLLTAPNISHQRQRHPSYPDKDIRLVLKHCHAPTLANAVLDELSQRDYDLLILEHHEYSALRCEFGHTEDWQLLQQVPIPVLFVSNEPWENDGKLLTALEVDDEGESHRQFNRQLLDVSDELARLLRMELHLLTCYQAHDMSVSFDNRDLNHHTWVAEQWRRLRQTAEPLALEDKRLHLAAGLPDDMVPEAARQWHSNLVVMGASEHTSMLSALKGRASEQLLNQLKCDVLALKPQNLQLH, from the coding sequence ATGGGTCATTTTTCACGGGTCCTCGTCGCTACCGACGATGGGCTACATGCCAAGCCTGCATTGCGAAAGGCGGTTCACTTAGCGAATCAAAGCCATGCAGATCTCACCATGTTAAGGGTTCAGCTCCCAAAGCAGGCAGGGCTTAGTCAGTGGTTACAGCAGTTACTGACGGCCCCAAACATCAGCCATCAACGCCAAAGACACCCCAGCTACCCAGACAAAGACATTCGTCTGGTGCTCAAACATTGTCATGCCCCAACACTCGCCAATGCCGTGCTCGATGAGCTCAGCCAGCGTGATTACGATCTGCTGATCCTTGAGCATCATGAGTATTCGGCCCTTCGCTGCGAGTTTGGCCATACCGAAGATTGGCAGCTGTTGCAGCAGGTGCCTATTCCGGTGCTTTTTGTCAGTAACGAGCCCTGGGAAAACGACGGTAAACTGCTGACAGCGCTGGAAGTAGATGATGAAGGCGAAAGCCATCGTCAATTTAACCGGCAACTGTTGGACGTCTCAGATGAGCTGGCACGCTTGCTGAGAATGGAACTGCATTTGCTGACCTGCTATCAGGCTCACGATATGAGTGTGTCTTTTGATAACAGAGACTTGAATCACCACACCTGGGTGGCAGAACAGTGGCGGCGCCTGCGCCAAACTGCCGAACCCCTGGCACTGGAAGACAAACGCCTGCATCTGGCAGCGGGATTACCCGATGATATGGTCCCGGAAGCCGCGCGCCAGTGGCACAGCAACCTGGTTGTGATGGGTGCCAGCGAGCACACCAGCATGCTGAGCGCCTTGAAAGGCCGGGCATCGGAGCAGCTGCTCAATCAGCTGAAATGCGATGTGCTGGCACTTAAGCCCCAAAACTTACAACTCCATTAA
- a CDS encoding M16 family metallopeptidase — translation MGLLAVLGLSMMTLAPLSECQFDDNPLRHLDEAVETRQLDNGIRLFWLPKANKQSITLASRFAVGSRHEAPGQTGWAHLFEHLLFKGSRLAPGDGYSQLMNAMGASFNASTLFDDTRYYSRIPAEGLDFTLALERDRFEHPQFAAEAIANQQKTVLAEMAQTIDNQPYFRAAMTFLLSQATDTPYRHAIIGSRADILGADAGSLKAFHQRFYRPTRLSMALTGALPADIETRLNAHFGGWQAPAPAQSRETAQPDEADVTRQEVKPRAPVHGEVTDERAPWPGLLMAWHTVGRNHPDAAAIKLLELALFQRIASGLERAGISGKQSLLHYSLPLEMELHGMTNLVLVPRANVSLDTLAAGIDTMVNQAASEPMKGTELCQLKQLWLADYQEQLSSDETLAQWLAASPATDHAQPLLNPWLRVRDVSEHDLMRVAQRYFAGHSVRLDLKPAWHTRLGKGLLEWLPESWAEGLEELAL, via the coding sequence ATGGGATTGCTGGCAGTACTTGGCCTGTCGATGATGACACTCGCGCCCCTGTCCGAATGCCAGTTCGATGACAACCCCCTGAGGCATCTGGACGAGGCCGTTGAGACAAGGCAGCTTGATAACGGTATCCGCCTGTTTTGGCTCCCCAAGGCCAACAAACAAAGCATCACACTGGCGAGCCGGTTTGCCGTCGGCTCTCGCCACGAGGCGCCGGGACAAACCGGCTGGGCCCATTTGTTTGAGCATCTGCTGTTCAAAGGCAGCCGCCTTGCCCCGGGCGACGGCTACAGCCAGCTGATGAACGCCATGGGGGCCAGCTTTAATGCCAGCACCCTGTTCGATGACACCCGCTACTACAGCCGCATCCCCGCAGAAGGACTGGACTTTACTTTGGCGCTGGAACGGGACCGCTTTGAGCATCCGCAGTTTGCCGCTGAGGCCATTGCCAATCAGCAAAAAACCGTGCTGGCCGAAATGGCACAAACCATAGATAACCAACCCTACTTTCGTGCGGCGATGACCTTTTTGCTGAGTCAGGCGACTGATACCCCCTACCGTCACGCCATTATCGGCAGTCGCGCCGACATTCTCGGGGCCGATGCGGGCAGCCTTAAGGCCTTCCATCAGCGTTTTTACCGGCCAACGCGTTTAAGCATGGCGCTCACCGGCGCCCTGCCGGCAGATATTGAAACCCGGCTCAACGCGCATTTTGGTGGCTGGCAAGCCCCCGCACCGGCACAGTCACGGGAAACAGCGCAGCCCGATGAAGCTGACGTTACCCGGCAAGAAGTTAAGCCCCGCGCCCCGGTGCACGGGGAAGTCACAGACGAAAGAGCGCCATGGCCCGGACTGCTGATGGCCTGGCATACTGTGGGGCGCAATCACCCGGATGCCGCCGCCATCAAGCTTTTGGAACTGGCACTGTTTCAGCGTATCGCCAGCGGCCTGGAGCGCGCCGGCATCAGTGGCAAGCAGAGCCTGCTGCACTATTCCCTGCCGCTGGAGATGGAGCTGCACGGCATGACCAATCTTGTACTGGTGCCCCGGGCCAATGTGAGCCTGGATACCCTGGCAGCGGGCATCGACACTATGGTAAACCAGGCCGCCAGTGAGCCCATGAAAGGTACCGAACTTTGCCAACTCAAGCAGCTCTGGCTCGCCGACTACCAAGAGCAGCTCAGCAGCGATGAAACCCTGGCACAATGGCTCGCCGCAAGCCCTGCCACTGACCATGCACAGCCTCTGCTAAACCCCTGGCTAAGGGTACGGGATGTCAGCGAACATGACCTGATGCGGGTGGCGCAGCGCTATTTTGCAGGCCACAGCGTCAGGCTCGACCTGAAACCGGCATGGCACACCCGGCTTGGCAAAGGTCTGCTGGAATGGCTCCCCGAAAGCTGGGCCGAAGGCCTTGAGGAGCTTGCATTATGA
- a CDS encoding acetate uptake transporter encodes MSTPLANPAPLGLMGFGMTTILLNIHNAGFFPIDAMILAMGIFYGGLGQVIVGIMCFMRGDTFGTTAFTSYGLFWLTLVGLILMPNAGVAASPASFMGWYLALWGVFTGFMFIGSLRYARIKQFIFGSLTLLFFLLAARDFTGSELIGTIAAWEGIICGASAIYFAMAQVINNEYGRTVLPVGERKLKAPVVAVTEAKAA; translated from the coding sequence ATGTCCACCCCTCTGGCCAACCCCGCCCCACTCGGGCTGATGGGTTTTGGCATGACCACCATTTTGCTCAACATCCATAACGCCGGTTTCTTTCCCATCGATGCCATGATCCTGGCCATGGGGATTTTTTACGGCGGTTTGGGGCAGGTGATAGTCGGTATCATGTGTTTTATGCGCGGCGATACTTTTGGCACCACGGCCTTTACCTCATATGGCCTGTTCTGGCTGACCCTGGTGGGGCTGATTTTGATGCCAAACGCCGGTGTGGCAGCAAGTCCGGCATCCTTTATGGGCTGGTATCTGGCGCTGTGGGGCGTGTTCACCGGCTTTATGTTTATTGGTTCGCTGCGCTACGCCCGCATCAAGCAGTTTATTTTCGGCTCCCTGACGCTGCTGTTTTTCCTGCTGGCGGCACGGGATTTCACCGGCAGTGAGCTCATTGGTACCATCGCTGCCTGGGAGGGCATTATCTGCGGTGCATCCGCCATTTACTTTGCCATGGCGCAGGTGATTAACAATGAATATGGCCGCACTGTGTTGCCCGTTGGTGAGCGCAAGCTCAAGGCGCCAGTAGTTGCCGTGACAGAAGCCAAGGCTGCCTGA
- a CDS encoding DUF4124 domain-containing protein, producing MKLHITPLGMLVGLSLVQPALADNVYKWVDKDGKVHFGDPPRRMKPRSLGLPTSQLP from the coding sequence ATGAAATTGCACATTACCCCGCTCGGGATGCTGGTTGGCCTGAGCCTCGTCCAGCCCGCGCTGGCAGACAACGTCTACAAGTGGGTGGATAAAGACGGCAAGGTTCATTTCGGTGACCCCCCCCGTCGGATGAAGCCCAGGAGCTTAGGGTTACCGACAAGTCAGCTCCCCTAA
- a CDS encoding insulinase family protein, producing the protein MSLARRLLLALPVAGILAGCQHKALEYEPIAAPVLADFSTPALLTVPLASDASDNSVTSDNASATGIEPHQGIPFPVLQPAVNPPRPAQGISLADENGRLSFHPDERLEATHLVITAAGLLSSGPMIARQMQAQLRLDALAGERCAETLSVSARPHSLVFSSRCDGPEALLMRVRSLFEGFGTLNKDNSDRVMRESRLAKHIEAFSGRDIDRLWAQVVLGKAHPYLSLYNDAEAGQQAISAEVGRLASQGRWHLIAARAPESLMSTAEPSFTAVNSGAIEALPERHQNSGKILYLLDAPGQVQSQVRVGYSLPPVGSSTPCKATAALLGRTQAGRLFYDLRSQRGLTYGVYGSCIDNPLSRTLKFYGSSATESTGAFVRGILDHLSLLGSAAPNAAELQALDSYLIGQHKVKADTEGAALGEWLTMLEHARISGGDTGLPEYLPSPLVRAADMGDFPAQYLRSSPWVVIKGDARLLLPDLQQKLPDWVIQRLDKLP; encoded by the coding sequence ATGAGCCTCGCAAGACGCCTGCTGCTGGCCTTGCCTGTCGCAGGCATACTGGCTGGCTGCCAGCATAAGGCGCTTGAATATGAGCCCATTGCGGCGCCGGTCCTTGCCGACTTCAGCACGCCTGCGCTGCTCACCGTGCCCCTTGCCAGTGATGCTTCCGATAATAGTGTCACCAGCGACAATGCCTCTGCGACTGGCATTGAGCCACACCAGGGGATTCCCTTTCCTGTGCTGCAGCCTGCCGTCAATCCACCACGCCCGGCGCAGGGTATTTCCCTGGCAGATGAAAATGGCAGACTGAGTTTTCACCCTGACGAACGGCTTGAGGCCACACACCTTGTCATCACTGCGGCAGGCCTTCTCAGTTCAGGCCCCATGATAGCGAGGCAAATGCAGGCGCAGCTGCGCCTGGATGCCCTGGCGGGGGAGCGCTGCGCCGAGACCCTGAGCGTCAGCGCAAGGCCGCACAGCCTGGTGTTTTCCAGTCGCTGCGATGGGCCAGAGGCACTGCTGATGCGGGTAAGAAGCCTGTTCGAGGGCTTTGGCACCCTGAATAAGGACAACAGCGACAGGGTGATGCGGGAAAGTCGGCTCGCAAAACACATAGAGGCGTTCAGCGGCCGGGATATCGACAGGCTCTGGGCTCAGGTTGTACTGGGCAAAGCACACCCTTATTTATCACTTTATAATGACGCTGAAGCAGGGCAACAGGCCATTTCAGCTGAAGTGGGCAGATTGGCAAGCCAGGGGCGCTGGCACCTAATCGCGGCCAGGGCGCCCGAGTCTTTGATGAGCACAGCCGAGCCTTCTTTCACTGCGGTTAACTCTGGGGCCATTGAGGCATTGCCTGAGCGGCATCAAAACAGCGGGAAAATACTGTATCTGCTGGATGCTCCCGGACAAGTGCAATCACAGGTCAGGGTTGGCTACTCACTCCCCCCCGTTGGCAGCAGCACCCCCTGCAAAGCCACGGCAGCACTGCTTGGTCGCACTCAGGCAGGGCGCCTTTTTTACGATCTGCGCAGTCAACGAGGCCTGACCTACGGCGTGTATGGCAGCTGCATCGATAATCCCCTGAGCCGCACCCTGAAATTCTACGGTTCAAGCGCCACCGAAAGTACCGGCGCCTTTGTGCGCGGCATACTGGATCATCTGAGTTTACTTGGCAGCGCAGCGCCAAACGCGGCCGAATTGCAGGCACTCGACAGTTACCTTATCGGTCAGCACAAGGTCAAAGCGGACACCGAGGGGGCTGCCCTGGGAGAATGGCTCACTATGCTCGAACACGCCCGTATAAGTGGCGGTGACACTGGCCTGCCGGAGTACCTGCCTTCCCCCTTGGTACGGGCGGCAGACATGGGCGACTTCCCGGCTCAGTATTTACGCAGCTCGCCCTGGGTCGTTATCAAGGGAGACGCCAGATTACTCTTACCTGACCTGCAGCAAAAACTCCCCGACTGGGTGATACAACGTCTGGATAAACTACCCTGA